From one Triticum aestivum cultivar Chinese Spring chromosome 4B, IWGSC CS RefSeq v2.1, whole genome shotgun sequence genomic stretch:
- the LOC123094877 gene encoding bidirectional sugar transporter SWEET12, producing the protein MGAVGSPLVFAMGILGNILSFLVILAPVPTFYRVYTRKSTESFQSVPYAMALLSAMLWLYYALLTKDLLLLTINTVGCVVESAYLAIYLAYAPKQARAFTAKLVGIMNVALYGAMVCVLQLLVKDGESRVTIAGGIGSAFALAVFVAPLAIIRQVIGTKSVEFLPFWLSFFLTISAVVWFFYGLLMKDFFVATPNVLGLLFGLAQMSLHLVYKNPKKKGAVSEVQVPADDEKNQLPLQQQQAGTTAHVVAPIIEADEEVVNGREDDGGDKQQSVSVVDIVLPPPEEHPTLPPVDHPAPLPPMRMAVEVV; encoded by the exons ATGGGTGCCGTTGGGAGCCCTTTGGTCTTTGCTATGGGCATCCTAG GCAACATCCTGTCGTTCCTGGTTATCCTGGCGCCGGTGCCGACGTTCTACCGTGTGTACACGAGGAAGTCGACGGAGTCGTTCCAGTCAGTTCCCTACGCGATGGCGCTGCTGAGCGCAATGCTGTGGCTCTACTACGCGCTGCTCACcaaagacctcctcctcctcaccatcaACACGGTGGGGTGCGTCGTCGAGTCCGCCTACCTCGCCATCTACCTCGCCTACGCGCCCAAGCAGGCCAGGGCCTTCACCGCCAAGCTCGTGGGCATCATGAACGTGGCGCTCTACGGGGCCATGGTCTGCGTCCTGCAGCTGTTGGTCAAGGACGGCGAGAGCCGCGTCACCATCGCCGGTGGCATCGGCTCCGCCTTCGCGCTCGCCGTCTTCGTCGCCCCTCTCGCCATCATC AGGCAAGTGATCGGGACCAAGAGCGTGGAGTTCCTGCCCTTCTGGCTATCCTTCTTCCTCACCATCAGCGCCGTCGTCTGGTTCTTCTACGGCCTACTCATGAAAGATTTCTTCGTGGCG ACACCCAACGTGCTGGGGCTGCTGTTCGGGCTGGCCCAGATGTCGTTGCACCTGGTGTACAAGAACCCCAAGAAGAAGGGCGCCGTGTCGGAGGTACAGGTCCCGGCGGACGACGAGAAGAACCAGCTGCCACttcagcagcagcaggccggcacAACGGCACACGTCGTTGCGCCCATCATCGAAGCCGACGAGGAGGTCGTGAACGGCagggaggacgacggcggcgacaAGCAGCAAAGCGTGTCCGTGGTGGACATCGTGCTGCCGCCCCCCGAGGAGCACCCCACACTGCCGCCAGTCGACCACCCTGCGCCACTGCCGCCCATGAGAATGGCCGTCGAGGTGGTCTGA